A stretch of the Aegilops tauschii subsp. strangulata cultivar AL8/78 chromosome 4, Aet v6.0, whole genome shotgun sequence genome encodes the following:
- the LOC109747404 gene encoding linamarin synthase 1 has protein sequence MASSQPAKAKPHVLLIPYPAQGHVNPLLRLAKALHMRSFHITFVHTEHNHRRLLRSRGPGAVEEVPGFRFETIPDGLPPADLDATQDIWMLCEATRRTCPGPVRELIERLSHTEGVPPVTCVIADGAMGFVVHVAKELVLPAYLFFTTSACGLLAYLNFDQLVKRGYVPFKDENCFTDGYLDTPVGWITGMISNVRLRDLPTFIHTTDTNDVMVTINIKQCELDAPAADGILLNTFDDLEQTSLAAIRERLPNTITIGPLISLPSYLPSLTSSLWKEDNVCTSWLDKQPDGSVVYVNFGSITVMSTEQMVEFARGLDGAGSPFLWVVRPDMVRDGSLPEGFVEEVAGRGLIVGWCNQEAVLEHRATGGFLTHCGWNSTLESLRAGVPMVCWPFFAEQVTNCRYACDEWGVGIEMARQAGREEVQAAVRELMGDRAMRRKAAEWKEKAEKAVTVGGSSHGNLERFIQEIARVK, from the exons ATGGCGTCGTCGCAGCCGGCCAAGGCCAAGCCGCACGTCCTGCTCATCCCCTACCCGGCTCAAGGCCATGTGAACCCGTTGCTGAGGCTGGCCAAGGCCctgcacatgcgctccttccacATCACCTTCGTCCACACCGAGCACAACCATCGCCGCCTCCTCCGGTCCCGCGGGCCGGGCGCCGTCGAGGAGGTCCCTGGCTTCCGATTCGAGACAATTCCTGACGGGCTCCCGCCGGCAGACCTCGATGCCACCCAGGACATCTGGATGCTCTGTGAGGCCACGAGGCGGACGTGTCCGGGGCCTGTCAGGGAGCTCATCGAGAGGCTCAGCCACACCGAGGGCGTCCCGCCGGTGACCTGCGTCATCGCCGATGGCGCCATGGGGTTCGTGGTGCACGTGGCCAAGGAGTTGGTGCTGCCAGCCTATCTGTTCTTCACGACCAGTGCATGTGGGCTCTTGGCATATCTCAACTTTGATCAGCTTGTCAAGAGAGGCTACGTGCCATTCAAAG ATGAGAACTGCTTCACAGACGGTTACCTCGACACCCCTGTGGGCTGGATAACCGGAATGATCAGCAACGTCCGCCTCCGCGACCTCCCAACGTTCATCCACACGACCGACACCAATGATGTCATGGTGACCATCAACATCAAGCAGTGCGAGCTGGACGCTCCCGCCGCTGACGGCATCCTCCTCAACACCTTCGATGACCTAGAGCAAACGTCGTTGGCCGCCATCCGCGAGCGTCTACCCAACACCATCACCATCGGACCACTCATCTCACTGCCGTCCTACCTTCCATCCCTCACCTCGAGTTTGTGGAAAGAGGACAACGTATGCACTTCTTGGCTGGACAAGCAACCGGATGGCTCTGTGGTGTACGTCAACTTCGGGAGCATCACAGTCATGTCGACGGAGCAGATGGTGGAGTTTGCACGGGGGTTAGATGGCGCCGGCAGCCCGTTCCTATGGGTTGTCCGGCCAGATATGGTGCGGGATGGCAGCCTGCCTGAGGGGTTCGTGGAGGAGGTGGCGGGGAGGGGGCTCATTGTGGGGTGGTGCAACCAGGAGGCGGTTCTGGAGCACCGCGCAACTGGGGGTTTCTTGACCCATTGCGGGTGGAACTCGACACTGGAGAGCCTACGCGCTGGCGTGCCAATGGTATGTTGGCCATTCTTCGCTGAGCAAGTGACCAACTGCAGGTACGCATGTGACGAGTGGGGTGTCGGCATTGAGATGGCACGCCAGGCCGGGCGGGAAGAGGTGCAGGCGGCGGTGAGGGAGCTGATGGGTGACAGGGCGATGAGACGGAAGGCGGCAGAGTGGAAGGAGAAGGCAGAGAAGGCAGTCACCGTGGGTGGTTCATCGCATGGGAACCTCGAGAggttcatccaagagatcgcacGCGTCAAGTGA